The Desulfuromonas acetoxidans DSM 684 sequence TCAACATTGCTGACCTGGCCCTTGGAGATACAAAGCTCGTCGGCAAGTTCAGCTTGTGACATCTCCAGAAGAAGTCGTATTTCTTTGATGCGTTGACCTTTCACAGAAAGCCCCTAGAAAAAAGTATTCTAAAAATTCAAAAATGTACTATTATGTACCACAAGGTTTCAGCTAGGAGGAATGCGATGACGGAAACATTTATCTTTACCCTTGTGTGCAGACCGAAAAAAAAACATCGCCTGGTCACGGAATACAACAGTGCGGCAAACGCAATTGGAAGACATCTGGCGGCACTGCTAAAAACCCTAAACGTGATCTGTCGACCTGATGCTCTGTACACACTGGAGCATGCCCAGAATGACAAAGCACATCAGTTTACCTACCACATCACCACAAAACAAACAGACCACGTAGACAATATTTATGTACAATTTCCTGAGCTCATATACTCTATCACAAAAAGAGTTTTGTCGGCTAAATACGGCTCAAAAGGAGAGCCCTTTAAGCTCAGCGAAGAAGAGCAGAATCAGATAAACACCATCATCAAAAAGCCTCTCAAGGATTTTCAGGAAAAACCCATTTCTGAACATTTCTCAAAGATGATCCGCAGCTTAAAAATTCCTTTAAAAACCGTAGAGATAGAAATTTTTCAAGGAAACTCAAAATCCGCAACAAATTCAAATAGTGAGAAGCCTCCTCTCGACCTATTTTGCGATTCTGGACAGACAAGTAATCACGATAACAATGACAAGATTACATACGAACCTTACGATGAACAAATTTCTCGGATCGCTGATGATCACATAGTTGAGCCGGAACAACATATAATCGATCTTTTTGCCGGCTATAAATCTAGACTTGACGCAATCAATGTTGGTGGGAAAATCGCTGAGAATGAAGTTCGGTTGAGCTTTAGCCCAGAAGCCTTGTCAAACTTTTGTGAACTTTGTACAACGCGCTTAGGTAGCATTGAGGCCCTGATTGATGTAAATCCTGACGAAAACGGTTACCACAAAGTCATTAAAATTATAGAGAGTTAACGCACTCCAAGAGGATTCTGAATAGATTCGTGAGCTCCGCAGAACAAACGACCTTTTCCTTTTTGATTGAAAAACAGACTACTCGAACACGTAACTCGCCATTAGGGGAACGACGACCACTAGAGGTTTTTCCTGCAGAGACTTTCTCACCCAACTTCTGTGACCATTTTTTTCTCCCGGTATTATTAACACTGTGGCGATAAGGATAATGATGGATTCGCAGATTTGCTTCGAGACTTTTGAGCAAAGTGATACCCTCTTTCGCCTGTTCTGATTGATCGAAAACAAAAGCATCATAATGGGCACGATAACTCTGAGTCAAAATTCGTGCTGCTTTTCTCACCCCAACCTTAGTGTGCCTTTCTTGGAGCAATTCATACCAATACTTCAACAGCAAAACCTGACTATGTTTTTTGGGCAAGGATATATCAGAGCCGATTTTTGGACGTGCTTCAGCCAGAAAATCGTAAAAATCAACAGGCTGAATTCGTTTAGTGACCTTGTTGGGTTTTGCGACAGGGATGGCATTTTTTTCAAGGGGGTGTGACCGATGGTTTGAGGGATTTTTGGCAACATATTCGGCAAGTGCATGCCCTTCTTTTTGCAAAATCTTATAGGCATTCGGAACACTGCAACCGACGATTTTAGCAACCGCCTTGGCGGATATCGGCGGCATACAGGACGCTCTCCGAAAATGATGCCAGCACAACCAGTCACAACAGTGAATATAGCTCACCAATTCCGTTTCAGTATCAGCATGCCCGAGCAGATGAGCCATCAGATACAAACTTTTGCGTCCCGATGGCTCGTTGTGCAAAAGATCGCGTTTAAGTGTCTCACGTTGAGGAGAAGTAAATTCATTTGCCGCTAAAAAGTGAGGCAACGTTTTTGATTCACACGTATCCGAAACAACAAGCTTTACCAACATCCAGTTGGCAAAGGAATGTCGCAAGGTATGAAAAACCATCCCCTGATCACCAGTCACCTGCTTGATGACTGGGGTAATCATAGCCAGGACCGGCTCACGACGGTATGGATACAACGCTAACGGACCAGCAGTAAAAAGAGGACTTTTGAACGTTGCCCCAAGCTCTTTAAGCCTAAAAGACTGCCATTGGCGTAAAAATGATAATTCCTCTTCAGGCAGCAATGCATAAAGTGGAATCCGCCGACAGGATGACTCTGTCTTCAACTGGCGATAAGAGTTTGGCTGCACCAGCAACTCGTATTTCTCGTCTCCTTGCAAATCACCGAGGCTCAGTCCATAAATTTCTGAAATACGCAGTCCGGTCCGGAAGGCCAGAATCACCCAAATAAGAGCGATTCGATCAATCCGTCCCAATTTTGATGATTTGAATCCAAGAACATCACGCAGGCGAACAAACTCACTGACGGTCATCACATTGGCTCGCACACCAGGTGACTGGCGGACCTGTCCTCTTATCCCATCGAGATGAATAGCAACAAAAGGAGCATCATGGAAAAGGTGAGCAAAGGCCAAAAACTGATTTAAGCGATCAACAAAATAGTTCATCCGTCGAAGGCCCCAAGGAGTCATCTTTTCAGCGTCTACACAAAAATAGCGACTTTGCTCTATCCATTGTTCTACAAGGTCTTGAAGTTCCTCCCCATCCAAAGATGTAAAATCCAGTGCCCCGGATTGCTGAAGAATATGCTGACCAATACAGCCAAGGTATCTTAAGACGGTAGAAGGCTGCTCAGGATTTTTTTGACGACCTTCACGCTCATATTTGCGCTCAGAAAACATCTGCATCGCCCAAAGGCACATCAACTTCGAAGCGGGGTAAAGTTCTTTGGAATGAGTTTGGATAAAATCGTTAAGCCATGTAATGATTGCAGTATTCGATTGAGTACTACGCTCGTGAATTCCTTTGCGTAACGCCTTTATCAATGCAATCTGACCGAAATAATCATTTGCCTCCCCCTGATAGGATTCAAACTCGGAAGAATTTTTACTGCTCGTCACACTGGGATAATGGTGTCCAGTAAGAAGACGCATCCAGACAGGATCCGGGAGGCTGGCAGATTCAATCTCATTGGCTAAGTAAGCGGCAAGAAAAGCCGGTTGATTCAGGGTGGCCCAACAATTGGCCCAAGTCAGCAGCTCCCTCAAACCTGGAAGCTTGTAGCCCGTTACTTCAAAAAGGTGGTTCTGATAAGACTGATACACGAAGAGAGCATCAAAAGACTCTTCGTGGCTATTGCGGACATCTTCTAGTCGGCGAATAAGCAAATGTGATAACGGGTCAGCAATCCAGCGCCGGTAACTGCTCGCATCTCTCTGTAAGAGCCATTGTTCTCGCTGTTTTGCTGGGCGTGCCCCTACCCACAAATCCAACCACAACATGTCATTGCAGCGATAGAACCACTGCTCATGCAGAGCCTGTACAAAAGGAGCAACCCAACGGGGATGGTGCAAGCCACCGTATAAAACAGCGCTGAGCAAAACCTGCCCAAGCTGAATCACAGGATCATGTGGACAATCGTATTCCAAATCCCGTAAGAAGGCTTCTTCGACCTCCCGAAAGCGAGGTAAACGGGCCATGATCGGTTGACGGATACGATTTTGTGGTTTGGGGACAATCGTTGGCCACGTAGGAACAGGGACATTCCACCCCAACTGTTTCTTGCCCTCCTCAAGTCCTTGGATCAGAAAGCTGATCCGTTTATAAATCAGACGTGGGTGCCCGACTTTAAACTTGATCTTTTGGATAAAAAAATCGATTGAAGCTTCATCAACATATGCCGCCTCATGTCCATGATAAAGCTCAGGCAAGAACTTCTGTAGTCGCAACAAGACCATTTGCTGTTGCGGGCGAAACGCTTTTTCAACAGGCAAATTCTGAAACATGTTTCCCAAGCAACTGAACCAGACCGGTGCTGGTGGATCCACTATCAACGACTGAATGTCTTTTGCGGACAGACGGCGGTGAAGATGAGTCGTTCTAGCGACAGAAAAATCCACCCGATTCGTTAAACAAAACTTTTTCGGAATGTTTTTTATACCGGCGATAGGATGGAATCCTATCCGACGCAATAAGGGTTGCAAATAATGACACAGCTCATCGGCAAAATATTGAGGATGTAGCGCCGAAGTCGCGCTCCAGCCTTCCTGGCCTAAACTCCAATGCCCGAGCATTAATTCAATGGTGTCGGGTGCACAACCATCCTCTTGCAGCTCGGATTTCAACAAATGACGTTGCGTATTGGCAGGCAGATGAAAACCAAAACGGTGCAACTCATCCTCAATCCTCGAACGCGTTGCCGTAATCATTGAACAGGTCTTTTCATCCACAAAGAATAAATCATCGCCATATTTCAAATCTTTGTAATTACCACTCAAGGCTAAGACCTGCAGCGCATGTTGGCGATAATGAATCAGCTGGGCTCGGCAGCCCTCACTCAACCACACCAGGCGAGTATGATAATGATCGGCTGAATCCTTATCACGGATGACGCTCAGGCCTCTGACAGCATCAATCAGATCAGAGCGAATGCCGGGCGAATTCACAGCACGATAACCGGTATTGTAGGCGAAATAAAGCCAGGTAAACAGGGTGTACGTATTATGATATCGAGCAAAAGAGTTCACATCGCCAAACCGCTTGGTGTCGTTTGCCAGCTCAGATTTAACCTGTTCAACGAGATTGCGGACAGCTTCCAGGTTCGGCCGAAGAGGGGTTCCTAAATAGCGCTCCTCAGCTGGATAGCCCTCCTCTTTTGCATAGGGATAACCACCTGATTCCAAGAGACATTGACAGGATTTATCATAAAGATGCTGAAGCTGGGAGCTGTCAAATGCGGTATAGTGAATCCGCGTACGTGACAGATAAAATTCTTTTCCCAGCGCCAAACTGGCTGCGGCAATATCTCCACCAGGCAACCGCCCCAAAACTCCGGCAAGATAATTTTGCACCCGTGTTAGCGTGAGACGCGTATGATGTTTTTTACGTAATTCAGAAAACGTTGAGGTGATACGGGCATTGATTTGATCGGATTCTTTAAATAACAGCTCAGTGTTGACAAACAAATCATTCGACAGATTTCGAGCAATCAGCGTGTTGACCTGTTCAGGAAGTTCCAAATCAATGTAAGTTTGAGTCAAGCAACGTTGTTCATCGGTTTCTACGCCGGGTTCAGTAAGAAGAGCAGGACCAGGGCTGACAAGGCGCAACCTTTTGGTCGGGACAAAGTAACAGTCGGTTCCGACGGAATAGTCGCCATAATAGCTAACCTGCAAATCTGATAACCGTTTCGCAGAGAGCCCAGCAAATAGCATCAATGCCAGTTCGGCTTTGGTCGCCTCTTCTTCGGGTTGCGTTGAGGATACCGGCTTAAACAGATAATGTAGCAAGACTTGAATATCTTTTTGATTAAGCTGATCCCAAGCTATTTCAAAGAGCTGGTTGCTCATGGCACGACTGGCTGCAATCCTCTGTCCGATGTAAGCGGAATGCTCTCTGCTATAACCACTTCCAGAGCGGCCATAAAAAACATAAAGTTGGCCATTGGTTGCTGGCGCCTGATCATTGTGAGGTTGTTCACGCTCTTCACGACAATCAATCTGGTCGGCCACATTGCTGCGCATCTTACGTCGTAGCAAATGGTGTCCCGCAAGATCGACGTCATCATCCAGTCGACTAAAAATGTTATCCAGAGAATCCGTTGGTAGACAGCTGACGCCTTGCGCTAAAAACTCAGAAAAAATCTGAATCCGTGGATGGGGCGGTAATGCTCTTAGATGGCTAACATAATCTTCAGGGGATAATATGTGCTGCGGGAACTGACCTATCTGGGAGGACTTCGCCAATGCACGCACATTCTGCAGAAGACTGACAAAAGAAACACTCACATCATCGAGCGCCTGCTCATTCAAAGAGATGGCGCATATCGACACCATAAGCTGGGCAAGAAACTGATCATAGTGGTTCAGATACTGCCGCGAATCAGGAAGATAACCCAGCGTAACATAGAGTGGATTTTTTTCTGTCAACCCATAGAAGGCAGAGTTGATCTCTTTATTTAAAGATAGGTCCAACCCTTGAACACGATGACTAAGCTCCGAACGAATGGCGAGAATAGAGTCTGCTGTTGCCTGTAACTCTTCGAAACGGTCTGCAATGACAATCCATTTGACGTCTGAGCAAATCCCAGGCACGAAACAAGCAAGCCGGGAAAAATTATCAAAAACATGAAGTAGATTTTGAATGGAGTTCTGAACGCCTACAGCCTCTAGCAGGTCCGCCAATTCCTGTTTTGAGCAGGTGGTTTCGGGATTTTCAAAAAGGCGCTTTGTAAATGTGGCAAACTTGAAAATGCCCTGATATTTACAAAGTGGTTCACTCATCAAAATCCTACTTAGATTCAGAAAATAGTGATTGAGAACACCAAAAAACAATCCGCCAAAAGCATTAAGATATTACCATAATACATTTCTTTAATTCAAACCACCTCTTGAAGAACAAATCCCCAGCAGTAAAAATTCAATCGTTACCATTTCGTATGCCTCACAAAATATTGGACAGAAACTGGTAAAAAAATGTCCAGTCGTGTCAGATTTCCTCATTCAAGACACAAACTGGAACAAAATTATCCACGTTTTTCACGCCAGTCAACAAGATCAAGCGATACCATTTTCCAGATGCTGGTCAGAATTGATGCTCTACTGCGCATTTTGAGAATTAAAGAAATGATTCAGTTTTTCCAAGTGAGCGTTTGAGGTGGTAAAATGAAAACACGCGGTTTGAAAAATCAATACGGGAGCTTTAGATGGAATTTTTTCTCATCATCTGTGGTCTGTTTTTTCTCGGCCTTACTGTGATGACTTACTTGGTTCGTCGAAATCGGATGCATCCGTTGCGACACGTTGGGGATCAGGTAACCATGGAAGAGGCACAGAAGATATTGCAGGCAATTGAAAACCATGGACCTCCGGAATTGATTCAAACGGTATTGCAGGCAGCAATCGATTACGCCCGCTTACGCGTTGACTGGCAACAAAGTGAGCACAGCCAAAAAATCGACTTGGGCAAGAAATGTACAGCGTCATTGGATAGTTTTATCAACCGCTGTACTATTCTGTGTGAGTGGATCACTGAGCACGGGAGTAAAAGCCTGTGCCCAGTTCCGATGAAAAATGACAAGCAAAAGATGAGCAAATTGGCGTGCCTGCTTCACGCCCAGCTGGGGTTGAAAAACAATTAACTAAGAGCTGCGAAGGATTGAATTTTTTTCAAAATCAGCACGAGCATGAAAAGTCACAAAGAAATTTTAGAAACTGTGGCAAAGATCCCATTGTCCCCATTGGTATTGTACCATTTAGGACAATTTTGATTAGTTTCAACGAGGACGGATATGAATAAAAAGCCCTTTGCCAGAATGCACCCAGACTGTTTTGAACCCGCGTTCAATAAGGCGATAGAAGTTTTTGGAGACGAGAAAACCGCCCTAGCCTGGCTTCAACGGGAATCAACGGCACTGGGAGGGAAAGCCCCCTGGTCTTTGTTGGATACTGCTTCTGGCCGAAAACAGGTTTGTGATGAACTTGACAGAATAGAGCACGGTATTGTTTCCTGAGTCCTGTCCTTTTGCACTTCGCTTGCCAAAAACAGAATGAAAGATTCATCTTTTCACGACAGACAGAAAGAATACGAATGACTCAAACGGACAACTTTCAGGACATCGACCTAAGCAACACCGATTCTCGAGCCAGACTCGCTCAACTGATCACACGATTATTTGAGCATTGGCAATTGAGCGATGAGGATCAGGCCGCGTTACTTGGCCTGTCTACAAAGAACCGAAGCACGCTGAGCAGATACCGCCAAGGAAAACCATTGGCTAACAATATGGATTTACTCGACCGTGCTGGACATTTACTGAGTATTCACAAGTCACTGCGGATTCTTTATCCGCACAACAGAAGCTTGGCTTATCAGTGGATCTCCAGGCCCAATAAACGCTTTAACAACATGAGCCCTCTGGAGATCATCAAAGAAAGACACTTTGAGGGGCTGTTGACGATTAGTCACTACCTTGATTGGGAGCTGCACCAGTAATCAGATCTGGTGTCTCTAATCTGAAATGGACACCTCAGTAACAGACCGGAAATATTAATCTTTCTCAAATGGGCACCTCAGTAACACATTGAAAACATTAGCCTTGTGAAATGGACACCTGAGTGGCTAACAATTATTTATCCAACAGCACCGAACACCGATGCCAGCTTTTTCCATAAACTCTTGCCCTGCTTTTCACTCGCTTCGCGGGCACATTCCAAGGCCAGTTGTAGTTCACGGCAGTCATCTTCGTCATGAGGCTCTATGGCATGATAAAAAATTCCTGCAGTCGTGCCTGACGCAAGAAGCAAACAGTGGCGTCGTCGGCCAGCAGGATGATTTTCAGCTGCTTCTGCAAATAGCGAAAGATCGGTATGACATCCAATGCACTACTGCCTTCAAAGGGTTTGCCCGGCGCATGATCGCGGCATCCTCTTTTTTACGTAGCACATCAATGGCTTCATTGAGCGCTGTCACAGGCTTGGCAATGCCTCCGGCCGGCTCCACGCATTACTTGAGGGCAGCGGTTTCAGTGGGAGTCTGATAGGCAATAATGACGGGCAGCATGGTTCTCCCTCCTGTGTGAGAGGCGCTGCCCCGGCTGTGGAAACCGGGGCGGGTAGAGATAAGGTCGATTCGGGATTAGTGCGATTCCTGCTCAGCAACTTCTTTAGGGCTGGCAGCCGCTTTGACAATGCCAAACATGACCAGAACAGACGGAACCCGTTGCACCACCACGATCATCAGTGCACAGAAGCCGAGAAACGCACAGACAAGAAATCCGCTGTTGTCGACGCGCCCCTGTAAATTGACAAAAAAGTATCATACTTTTAAGTATGTAAGTACCTGATTTCACAAGAAGTGAAATTTGTAGCAACTGTTAAAGTATCATACTAACAACACCGGCCATCCTTTTTTAAGGAAAATTTCTGACAAAAAAGAATCATACTTTTAAAAATATGATTACTTATTGAGTAGTTACGGTTAGTCACAAACGTCGCCTTTGATGTCATCAAAAGACAAAAGCTATTATCCTTTCATATCAGGCTGAATTCAAGCTTATGCTTCATCTTCTCCCAATCAAAGGCCAAAGCCCTACCTGTCCACAGCCAATTTAGTCCCCTCACCATGTTGAGAGACACGAGGATGGCATTTACTTTGACTGCACTCCCTGTAAACGACTCATCAGACAGCCGATTATCTTTTTCGGTAACACCGCGATCAGTGCTTTTACCGGGAAGCAATTGTGAGATACGTTTTCACAGATCGTTTCGTAAGATTGTTCTGTCCATCTTGTCGTTTGCTCCGTTGAAAGGGTTATCCATTTATCGGTAAAAAAAGACGAAGAGTTAATTGAAAACGCTCCCTAATGCCCTTGGCAGGCAATCTCCGTAGTCAGCTAGGCAAGTACCCATATCGCGATAGGAGCCAGGGCTAAACTGACATAGATTAAGCGGAGGTTTCCGCTAACCACAAACATCGTGTCGGATCTTTGGCGTCCTTGCAGCCTTCGGCGCGAAAATACCCGACGGATTGCGCTTCGACCATAACAACGTGAGCATTTTGTCCTGTCAGTTTAAAGGTTTTACCGTGCTTCTGGGCGTATTTATTGGCAGAACACATCAGTTGTAAAATGCTGTAATAGATATCACTAACTTCAGTTAAATCAATCACGACAGAATCATTGTTTTTCAATAGTGCAAGCAGATCATCCTTAAGCTTGCGGACGACAGCAATCCCCAGGGTACCGCGGACAGCGAGGACCTGACAAGGACCTCCCTCACTATTTTGGATGCTTTTACGTTCTAATTCGTACATGGTGCCTCCCAGAAAGGCCATCAGCCGACTTTGCAAACAGAAACACAAACTCCGAGATTTCAGCTCGTTAAAATCAATGGCTTAAAAAATTCGTCATCGGAATCAAGCGCTGATAGTCCTCGTAACCTAACGAACTATCCCAGTGCCCCGTTACCATTCCGAGAGTAACTCCACCGGCATAAACAACCAAAACGACAACAGGAAAAGTCCAACGAGGCAGTGAAGCTGACCAGAGTGAAAGTCTCATCTGTACGGCCGCAGTCGGGCAGGCATCAACACAGGAAAGACAGCCAGAGCATTCAGGACTACTGACGGTTTTAAGACGGTGAACGTTCAATCGAGACGGGCAGGCGCGACTGCAAAGACCACAATCAGTACAAGTCAAAACATTGCGACGGATTTTCAACGGACTGAAAAAACTGATCAATCCCAGCAAGGCACCATAAGGGCACAGGTAGCGACACCAGAAATTTTTATAGAAAAGAGAGAGCCCCGCCAATAGAAGAAGAACAAATATGGTCGTCAGCGACATATTAGTAAAAAAGTAAAGCATTTTGACATCACTGATCGCCCAGTAGGGTGTTTGCAAAAACTGTTCAAGAGCATAAACAGGCATATCAAGTAGCAGGATTTTGACGAAAAACAGCAACAGGAGATATTTCCCCCCGCGTAACAAAAAATCCAACCATCCCCACATATGAAAACTGCGCCCGAAGAGCCACTTGCCAAACTTCCAGAGTCCCTCGGAAACGGTACCGACCGGACAGAGCCAGGAGCAAAATGATTTTTTAGCCAACAAACTCATTGCTAAAAAAGTGAGAAAAAGAACCAAGGCGGCCGGATGAATCCGGTCAACCTGACCCGTATACAGCCAGTGTTTTAAACTTGCCAGCGCGCCAATGGGTAAAAACCCTTCAACGCCTGCAGGTCTATTGACAAAGAAGGACTCTCCCTTCATCGCAAAATGTCTGACAAAAAAACCAAACTGGATTCCAATAATCAAAATCCAGACAAAGAAGCTCCATTGCACAATCGAGCGTACAACCGTCATTTTTTCAATGTTCAACTTAATTTGCATGTCATTTCTCCTTTAACTTTGAGCGCCGTTCAACATGCTGAAAAACTCATCTCTCAAGGCGTCCATTGACAGCTGTGTCAAGCTGATGTATTCACCCCAGGTTTTCATGCCGTTTTTCACATTCAGATAGATTCTTTGTGGAATTTCACCAGTCTTTTTCGAGAGCAAGGTCGCTATAACCAGCTCCTGATTGGAAGCACCCGCGTTCCGAAGGTCTCGCAAAGCCCTCTGGTCGAGGATGGAATAATGAACAAAAACATCCTCAACAACAGCTTGGGCCATAAATTCTTTTGAGACACAGGCTTTCAAAGCCTGAGCCAGGGAATTTCGTTGTGTTTCAATTGTTGGTGATAAAGAGCTCAGAATGGCGCTCCATTCTCCCTGCGCCCTTTTTTGAGCTAAAAGACGTTGCGCTGGGATATCAGCTATCTTTCCAATCCAAGAAGCAATCCAAAGATCATCGGAGGACACTCCATTTCTTTTCTGTTTTACAACCGACTTTCTGTCCGTATTAAACACTGCGGCAAAAAAGGAATTTTGCACTGACGCCAAATAATACTCATCAGCGGCGGCCGGTTGATCAGGGTTATAGCTCATGTCCTGAAAGCAATGACATGTAATCGTTGGTATGGCTGTTACTGAAAAAGGGAAAAGCAAAACCATTAAAAGACAAAAAAGGCCTCGTTTAACCATGGGGCGTCTCCTTCATGCATTGATTGTTACGGTAAAGGCCTTCCTGGCGCCTCTTTTCAGCCGTTTTACTGATCCAGGTATCTTCGACCAGATCAAGCCCAAGCTTGCCGATCAGAGTTTTCAGGTAATCGAGATGGGGGCATGTCGGCGCATGATAATTGTCTTTAGTGATACAAGAAGAAAGATGCACAACAATGTCCTCTTTACTGATCCCGTCACGCTTTTGTGCCTGACGTATCAAGTTCGTCAGTTTTCGATGAAGTGCTCGGCCGCAGCAGCCGCCACACGTCAATGAGAGACTGCGAAAATTTATGGTTTCGGGATATACGGCAAAACCACCGGTTCGATCATACAGAGCCTTTTCGCAATGAAAACCTGAACAACGCTCTTGAACGATGTGGCACTGTACAATCACCAGATATGTCTTTTCCTTGATCTCGGTCATTTTTTCTCTTTTCCTTTATCTTCGTGACAAATTTTCAAAACCAGTGTTTCGGATATTTCCGGTGATAAACCAGATTGTTTGTTATGAGAGCCGTCAACAGCAGGATTAACGCTCCGAGGAGCACGGGAATAACAATATATTCCGGCCCTGCGCCTCCTTGCACACCGATCAAAGCCGTGGCACCTCCCGGAGGATGCGTTGTGTGGGTTACGTTCATGACAAAAATAGCTAGCCCAACGGCCACGGCAATGGCAAGTTGGCCGGTACCCAAAAGCGCTACCACACAGACGGCAACCACAGCGGAAACAACATGTCCGGCAATCACGTTACGCGGTTGCGCCAAAGGTGAGTCTGCAGCGCCGAATAAAAGAACAGCAGAAGCTCCAAAGGAACCAATCAGCAACGGAAAATCCAACAGATCGGTAAGCCAAAAAATGACCAAAATACCGAACGTCCCACTAAGGAAGCTCCACAAGGAATCGTGAAATGTCATCGAAGAGCGTGGCCCCACCAGAGGCGCATGGCAACGCTTAGGAAGACGCTTCAAGCAATTCGGTACCAGCATGTGGCGTTTCATCAAAATTGCGTCATGTCTTTTCGTCACGGTTGTTCCTTTCACAGTGAAGTGTTTGCGCGTGCGTTTAGCTCCTTGCTACAACCATACCGATCTGTAAAGAAACAGCTCACCTCCGCAGGAACTTAAAAATTCCTACAATTTTCCTCATGAATACAGGAACTTGCAACGAAAGAAAAAAATATCTACGTATTATATAAAAGCTTGATCTCAATCACATAGATATGTCACGATGCCTAAAACGTTACGGATCCGTAACGTTTAAAAAGAAAATTTTGCGGAGGATTCTTTGGACTCTTTTGAGATGATGGATATTTCTGTTTTTCAGACCATTTTAGCAAGCATGGGAGAGGGGCTGGTTTTTGCTGATCAGGATGACACGATCCGCTTCATCAATGCCGCAGCCGAAAAGATCCGCGGTATCCGCGCGCACAAATTTCTTGGTCGACAACTTTTGGATATGCACACCCCGCGAGCCAGAGCGCCCCTATCCCAATTGTTAATCAAGTTGAAGAAAGGCGAACTTAATCATTCCACGCGTACGATTCGAGTGAAAAAAAAATTCTTTGAAAATACCTACTACCCAATCCGCAATAGCTCTGGAGTTTATACCGGCACTTTGATGGTCAGCCGAGATGTCACTGAAAAAAGC is a genomic window containing:
- a CDS encoding CGGC domain-containing protein, producing MTEIKEKTYLVIVQCHIVQERCSGFHCEKALYDRTGGFAVYPETINFRSLSLTCGGCCGRALHRKLTNLIRQAQKRDGISKEDIVVHLSSCITKDNYHAPTCPHLDYLKTLIGKLGLDLVEDTWISKTAEKRRQEGLYRNNQCMKETPHG
- a CDS encoding HPP family protein produces the protein MTFHDSLWSFLSGTFGILVIFWLTDLLDFPLLIGSFGASAVLLFGAADSPLAQPRNVIAGHVVSAVVAVCVVALLGTGQLAIAVAVGLAIFVMNVTHTTHPPGGATALIGVQGGAGPEYIVIPVLLGALILLLTALITNNLVYHRKYPKHWF